A genomic window from Triticum urartu cultivar G1812 chromosome 7, Tu2.1, whole genome shotgun sequence includes:
- the LOC125522492 gene encoding NADH-ubiquinone oxidoreductase chain 2-like: protein MILESLCEPYAVRVARTVRRGVRVYTCSVVVGPTHPICSMIYGSTGATHFDQLAKILTGYEITGARSSGIFMGILFIAVGFLFKITAVPFHMWAPDIYEASPTLVIAFLSIVPKISISANVSRVSIVASYGGTLQQIFFFCSIASMILGALAAMAQTKVKRPLAHSSIGHVGYIRTGFSCGTIEGIQSLLIGIFIYASMTIDAFSIVLALQQTRVKYIADLGALAKTNPILAMTFSITMFSYAGIPPLAGFCSKFYLFFAALGCGAYFLAPVGVVTSVIGRWAVGRLP from the exons ATGATTTTGGAGTCTTTGTGCGAGCCGTATGCGGTGAGAGTCGCACGTACGGTAAGGAGGGGGGTTCGCGTCTATACGTGTAGTGTGGTGGTTGGGCCTACCCACCCTATTTGTTCCATGATCTATGGGTCTACTGGAGCTACCCACTTCGATCAATTAGCCAAGATTTTGACCGGATACGAAATCACTGGTGCTCGATCTAGTGGTATTTTTATGGGGATTCTTTTTATCGCTGTAGGATTCCTATTCAAGATTACTGCAGTTCCTTTTC ATATGTGGGCACCTGATATCTATGAGGCTTCACCCACCCTGGTGATTGCATTCCTTTCTATTGTGCCTAAAATCTCCATTTCTGCAAATGTGTCACGTGTTTCTATTGTTGCTTCCTATGGGGGTACATTACAACAAATCTTCTTTTTCTGCAGCATTGCTTCTATGATCTTAGGAGCACTGGCCGCCATGGCCCAAACGAAAGTCAAAAGACCTCTAGCTCATAGTTCAATTGGACATGTAGGTTATATTCGTACCGGTTTCTCATGTGGAACCATAGAAGGAATTCAATCACTACTAATTGGTATATTTATTTATGCATCAATGACGATAGATGCATTCTCCATAGTTCTAGCATTACAGCAAACCCGTGTCAAATATATAGCGGATTTGGGCGCTCTAGCCAAAACGAATCCTATTTTGGCTATGACCTTCTCCATTACAATGTTCTCATACGCAGGAATACCCCCGTTAGCCGGCTTTTGTAGCAAATTCTATTTGTTCTTCGCCGCTTTGGGTTGTGGGGCTTACTTCCTAGCCCCAGTGGGAGTAGTGACTAGCGTTATAGGTCGTTGGGCGGTCGGAAGGTTGCCATGA